From the Babylonia areolata isolate BAREFJ2019XMU chromosome 33, ASM4173473v1, whole genome shotgun sequence genome, one window contains:
- the LOC143276895 gene encoding uncharacterized protein LOC143276895, which yields MEMVRADTEKWSTDLMHLLENNLDLPADLGKGRGQGEAEAGVGKAGGRKPSIPGADVSGSEVRKGQGEGRSSMSTIDGCVSVLAALKVTEMFEELDSSDSDSESEPEMKCDKEDRKPRKKRRKCRKRGRDKDHHPQHSKKQHQCTAERKQEGGGGKIKYRACSPTTPKSAAAATTTTTARTTAATTQKHTAGKPKPVAVSAPMPPTSAVPAPPPPKHLSPLRARSHATGQGTLGAITTTTTTTTTTQAVPPPRILSPRHSRSKRGVTETVEGGRERDDLTSTRASSGSQLSETGSGEADVTVIADVIRDVIPQLGDTGQEKARGGDHHERSRRHLYY from the exons ATGGAGATGGTTcgtgcagacacagagaaatggtcCACGGACCTGATGCACCTCCTCGAAAACAACCTTGACCTTCCCGCTGACCTTGGAAAGGGCAGAGGTCAAGGTGAGGCCGAGGCGGGGGTGGGGAAGGCGGGAGGAAGGAAGCCGAGCATCCCCGGAGCGGATGTATCCGGGTCAGAGGTCAGGAAGGGTCAAGGTGAAGGTCGTTCCTCTATGAGTACCATCGATGGGTGTGTCAGCGTTTTGGCGGCTTTGAAGGTCACGGAGATGTTTGAGGAATTGGA ctCGAGTGACAGCGACAGCGAGTCGGAACCGGAAATGAAGTGCGACAAAGAGGACCGGAAGCCACGCAAGAAGAGGCGGAAGTGTCGTAAGAGGGGGCGAGACAAGGACCACCACCCCCAGCACTCCAAGAAGCAGCATCAGTGCACAGCGGAGAGGAagcaggaagggggaggagggaagatcaAATACCGGGCTTGTTCT CCAACAACAccaaaatcagcagcagcagcaacaacaacaacaacagcaagaacaacagcggCGACGACGCAGAAACACACAGCAGGAAAACCGAAGCCCGTAGCAGTGTCTGCCCCAATGCCACCCACCAGCGCTGTGCCTGCCCCGCCGCCGCCTAAACATCTCTCACCGCTTCGCGCACGCTCCCACGCCacg GGGCAGGGCACTCTGggcgccatcaccaccaccactaccaccaccaccaccacccaggctGTTCCCCCTCCCCGCATACTCTCACCCCGACACAGCCGATCGAAGAGGGGTGTTACGGAGACTGTCGAGGGCGGAAGGGAACGCGACGATCTCACATCCACACGTGCATCCAGCGGCTCACAGCTGAGCGAGACAGGCTCGGGAGAAGCTGACGTCACGGTCATTGCTGACGTCATCCGTGACGTCATCCCGCAGCTCGGCGATACTGGACAAGAGAAGGCCAGGGGAGGTGACCACCACGAACGGTCTCGTAGGCACCTGTATTACTGA